In a genomic window of Lycium ferocissimum isolate CSIRO_LF1 chromosome 9, AGI_CSIRO_Lferr_CH_V1, whole genome shotgun sequence:
- the LOC132029960 gene encoding TATA-binding protein-associated factor BTAF1 isoform X2, which produces MAQQQSSRLNRLLTLLDTGSTQATRLSAARQIGDIAKSHPQDLNSLLSKVSQYLRSKKWDTRVAAAHAVGSIAENVKHTTLAEHCSSVEAKMSEAGISGNVEELVAWPKCYPKIGGTSFRSFELNKVLEFGALLASAGQEYDIPTDNSKNPRERLARQKQNLRRRLGLDVCEQFMDVNEMIRDEDLIMQRANSPGNGVAAQYYSSRPVGNIRHFVANMVPSVRSRRPSARELNLLKRKAKISSKDQTKGWNKDGDTEAPQSQDIISPRGMGPDMSSSNKLLGENISDEDGLEYDGDKIWPFQSFVEQLILDMFDPLWEVRHGSVMAMREILTHQGANAGVIIPDLRCDSALNIKIKERVDKNTVKRERPIDLNMQVPPDELESVSKKLKVEPEVASYLAMDTMVCTSMDGDPGSVSVKVEDAGLSLAVEQANGSVKPETQSHLSGGSLGNDMSEEKGGGVDKTSMEKMGNLENLPENCELMNLVKLARHSWLKNCEFLQDCAIRFLCVLSLDRFGDYVSDQVVAPVRETCAQALGAVLKYMHPTLVHETLNILLQMQRRPEWEIRHGSLLGIKYLVAVRQEMLTELLGCVLPACKAGLEDPDDDVRAVAADALLPTAASVVALNGQLLHSIIMLLWDILLDLDDLSPSTSSVMNLLAEIYSQEQMIPKAFGEKKKFDLNEIDRQDDLGEGIWSSENPYMLSTLAPRLWPFMRHSITSVRYSAIRTLERLLEAEYKRGIAESSSSFWPSFILGDTLRIVFQNLLLESNEEIVQCSGRVWRILLQCPVEDLEDASKAYFSSWLELATTPYGSSLDTAKMFWPVALPRKSHFKAAAKMRAVKSENDSLKSICSDSGEGTNVVEKSGEASTSSGKIVVGADVDMSVTYTRVVTATVLGVLASRLREGSLQFFIDPLWKALTSLSGVQREVASMVLISWFKELKTRNILDMDGVVAGISSNFRSWLLDLLGCTNPAFPTKDSLLPYIELSRTYDKMRNEARQLYLVTESSDMFKDLLSSTPVDLDNLSADDAMNFASKLQFSSINTGGEESAEQNSLDELETFKQRLLTTSGYLKCVQNNLHVTVSSLLAAAVVWMNELPVKLNPIILPLMASIKREQEEVLQSKAAEALAELIYRCMGRKPGPNDKLIKNLCSLTCMDPCETPQAGILNSIEIIEEQDLLSSGSSSNRHKSKVHMLSPGEDRSKVEGFISRRGSELALKFLCEKLGGSLFEKLPKLWDCLVEVLKPCNLEGMTAEDERLTTQAIELVKDTQNLINNIQVVRSIAPLLDETLRPKLLTLLPCIFRCVRHSHIAVRLAASRCITTLAKSMALDVMGSVIENVVPMLGDVTSVHSKQGAGMLVSLLVQGLGIELVPYAPLLVVPLLRCMSDSDHSVRQSVTHSFATLVPLLPLARGVSPPVGLSEHLSRSQEDVKFLEQLIDNSHIDDYKLSTELKVTLRRYQQEGINWLAFLKRFSLHGILCDDMGLGKTLQASAIVASDVAEHIALNSSQELPPSLIICPSTLVGHWVYEIEKFIDGSLLTTLQYVGSAQERISLRSQFNQHNVIVTSYDVIRKDVDYLRQLFWNYCILDEGHIIKNSKSKITVAVKQLKAQHRLILSGTPIQNNVLDLWSLFDFLMPGFLGTERQFHASYGKPLLAARDPKCSAKDAEAGVLAMEALHKQVMPFLLRRTKDEVLSDLPEKIIQDRYCDLSPVQLKLYEQFSGSHVRQEISSMVKHNESDASQKNDLPKASSHVFQALQYLLKLCSHPLLVFGERVSESLSSVVSDLFSPGADIVSELHQLHHSPKLVALQEILSECGIGVDSGSEGPIGVGQHRVLIFAQHKALLDIIERDLFQNHMRNVTYLRLDGSVEPEKRFDIVKAFNSDPTIDALLLTTHVGGLGLNLTSADTLVFMEHDWNPMRDHQAMDRAHRLGQRKVVNVHRLIMRGTLEEKVMSLQRFKVSVANAVINADNASLKTMNTDQLLDLFTSAESKKGAGRSKRTDENSDVDSILPRHGKGLKAILGGLEELWDQSQYTEEYNLGQFLAKLNG; this is translated from the exons GATTAGATGTGTGCGAACAGTTCATGGATGTCAATGAAATGATAAGGGATGAGGACCTGATCATGCAGAGAGCTAATTCTCCAGGAAATGGTGTTGCTGCTCAATATTATTCATCGAGGCCAGTTGGCAATATCCGGCATTTTGTTGCAAATATGGTACCAAGTGTCAGATCTCGGAGGCCAAGTGCACGGGAATTGAATCTGTTGAAGCGGAAAGCAaaaataagctcaaaggacCAAACGAAAGGATGGAATAAGGATGGAGATACAGAAGCTCCACAATCACAAGATATAATATCTCCTAGGGGCATGGGTCCTGACATGTCAAGCTCTAATAAG CTACTTGGTGAAAACATCTCTGATGAAGATGGTCTAGAGTATGATGGAGATAAGATTTGGCCATTTCAGAGTTTTGTTGAGCAACTCATCCTTGATATGTTTGATCCTT TATGGGAGGTTCGTCATGGCAGTGTCATGGCTATGAGAGAGATCTTAACTCATCAAGGTGCTAATGCAGGAGttattattccagacttgaGATGTGATAGTgcattaaatattaaaataaaagagaggGTAGACAAGAATACTGTCAAAAGGGAGAG GCCAATTGATCTGAATATGCAAGTTCCACCTGATGAGTTAGAGTCAGTTTCCAAGAAACTGAAGGTTGAACCTGAAGTTGCATCGTATTTGGCGATGGATACAATGGTCTGTACCAGCATGGATGGTGATCCTGGCAGTGTTAGTGTAAAAGTGGAGGATGCTGGATTGAGTTTGGCGGTTGAACAGGCAAATGGTTCTGTTAAGCCGGAGACTCAATCTCATCTCAGTGGTGGAAGCCTGGGTAATGATATGTCAGAGGAGAAGGGAGGTGGCGTGGATAAGACTTCGATGGAAAAGATGGGTAATCTAGAAAATCTTCCTGAGAATTGTGAGCTGATGAACTTGGTTAAATTGGCTAGGCACTCTTGGCTCAAGAATTGTGAATTTCTTCAGGATTGTGCTATTCGTTTCTTGTGTGTCTTATCATTGGATCG TTTTGGAGACTATGTATCGGATCAAGTTGTGGCTCCTGTTCGTGAGACTTGCGCACAAGCTTTAGGCGCTGTGCTTAAGTACATGCATCCTACTCTAGTTCACGAGACACTGAATATCTTGTTACAGATGCAG CGTAGACCCGAATGGGAGATTCGTCATGGGAGTCTTTTGGGGATCAAGTATCTAGTTGCCGTGCGGCAG GAGATGCTTACTGAGTTGCTTGGCTGTGTTCTCCCGGCATGTAAAGCTGGGCTCGAAGATCCTGATGATGATGTGAGAGCTGTTGCAGCAGATGCTTTATTACCCACTGCAGCGTCTGTTGTTGCTTTAAACGGTCAGCTGTTGCATTCTATAATCATGTTGCTTTGGGATATTTTGCTTGACCTGGATGATCTAAGTCCATCTACGAGCag TGTGATGAATCTGTTGGCAGAGATCTACTCTCAGGAGCAAATGATTCCCAAAGCTTTTGGGgagaaaaagaaatttgatCTCAATGAAATTGATCGACAAGATGACCTTGGGGAAGGGATATGGTCTTCAGAAAATCCTTATATGCTATCAACATTGGCGCCAAGATTATGGCCTTTCATGAGACATAGTATCACTTCAGTCCGTTATTCAGCTATCCGGACTTTG GAGCGATTGCTTGAAGCCGAATATAAGAGGGGTATTGCTGAGTCATCTAGCTCTTTCTGGCCTTCATTTATTTTGGGTGATACTCTCAGGATTGTTTTCCAGAATTTGCTGCTTGAATCAAATGAGGAGATCGTGCAGTGCTCAGGCAGGGTTTGGAGGATCCTTCTCCAG TGCCCGGTGGAAGACTTGGAAGATGCTTCAAAGGCATATTTTTCTTCCTGGTTGGAGTTAGCAACTACTCCATATGGTTCATCATTGGATACTGCAAAAATGTTTTGGCCTGTAGCTCTTCCTCGCAAAAGCCACTTCAAAGCAGCTGCAAAGATGCGAGCTGTGAAATCGGAAAACGATTCCCTTAAAAGCATATGCTCAGATTCAGGTGAAGGCACTAATGTGGTGGAGAAAAGTGGAGAGGCTTCCACCAGCAGTGGAAAGATTGTGGTTGGTGCTGATGTCGACATGTCGGTCACGTATACACGCGTTGTTACTGCTACAGTCTTGGGCGTTTTAGCTTCTAGGTTGCGTGAAGGTTCTTTGCAATTTTTTATTGACCCCTTATGGAAGGCGCTTACCTCTCTATCTGGAGTTCAACGCGAG GTAGCTTCAATGGTGCTTATTTCTTGGTTTAAAGAACTGAAAACCAGGAACATTTTGGATATGGATGGGGTCGTTGCTGGCATCTCTAGTAATTTTAGGAGCTGGTTGTTGGATTTGTTAGGCTGCACTAATCCTGCTTTTCCTACAAAAGATTCTCTTCTTCCTTACATTGAACTCTCAAGAACATATGATAAAATGCGCAATGAAGCTCGTCAACTGTACCTTGTGACCGAGTCATCTGACATGTTTAAAGATTTGTTATCATCCACCCCGGTTGACCTGGATAATCTCAGTGCGGATGATGCAATGAATTTTGCATCTAAACTTCAATTTTCAAGTATTAATACTGGGGGGGAGGAATCTGCTGAGCAGAACAGTTTGGACGAACTAGAAACATTCAAACAGAGGCTTTTGACCACTTCTGGGTATTTGAAATGCGTCCAG AATAATTTGCATGTTACTGTCTCTTCTTTACTGGCTGCTGCTGTTGTCTGGATGAATGAGCTTCCCGTGAAACTGAATCCAATTATTTTACCTTTGATGGCTTCTATTAAGAGAGAACAG GAGGAGGTATTACAAAGTAAGGCGGCTGAGGCTCTTGCAGAGCTTATCTATCGTTGTATGGGACGGAAGCCTGGACCAAATGATAAGTTAATTAAGAACCTCTGTAGTTTGACATGCATGGATCCTTGTGAGACACCTCAAGCCGGAATTTTGAATTCTATAGAAATAATTGAAGAGCAAGATCTTCTATCCTCAGGAAGTAGCAGTAATAGACACAaatcaaaagttcatatgctCTCCCCTGGTGAAGATCGTTCAAAGGTCGAGGGCTTCATCAGTAGACGTGGATCTGAACTTGCCTTGAAGTTCTTATGTGAAAAATTGGGTGGATCCTTGTTTGAAAAGCTACCTAAGCTGTGGGACTGCCTAGTGGAAGTTCTTAAGCCTTGTAATCTTGAAGGCATGACTGCAGAAGATGAAAGGCTTACTACTCAAGCTATTGAGTTGGTTAAGGATACTCAGAACTTGATTAACAATATCCAG GTAGTCCGTTCTATTGCACCACTGCTGGATGAGACATTAAGACCAAAACTCCTCACTCTCCTTCCATGCATTTTCAGATGTGTTCGTCATTCACATATTGCTGTGAGATTAGCTGCATCTAGATGTATTACAACCTTGGCCAAGTCAATGGCATTGGATGTGATGGGTTCAGTTATTGAGAATGTTGTGCCTATGTTAGGTGACGTTACATCTGTACATTCTAAACAAGGAGCTGGCATGCTTGTCAGTTTGCTTGTCCAGGGACTTGGTATCGAGCTGGTTCCATATGCTCCCCTTTTGGTAGTTCCCCTTCTGAGGTGTATGAGTGATTCAGATCATTCTGTCAGACAGAGTGTGACACATAGTTTTGCCACCCTTGTGCCTCTACTTCCATTAGCACGTGGTGTTTCTCCTCCTGTTGGTCTTAGTGAACACCTATCAAGAAGTCAAGAAGATGTTAAATTTTTGGAGCAGCTAATTGACAACTCTCATATTGACGATTACAAGCTCTCAACTGAACTAAAGGTGACATTGAGAAG GTACCAACAAGAAGGTATAAACTGGTTGGCATTTTTGAAGCGCTTTAGTCTTCACGGGATATTATGTGATGACATGGGCCTTGGTAAAACCCTTCAAGCATCAGCAATTGTGGCATCTGATGTAGCAGAGCACATTGCTCTAAATAGTTCCCAGGAACTACCTCCATCCTTGATAATATGCCCCTCAACCCTTGTTGGCCACTGGGTTTATGAAATAGAGAAGTTTATTGACGGTTCTTTGCTTACCACCCTCCAGTATGTTGGTTCTGCACAAGAACGCATTTCTCTACGGTCTCAGTTTAATCAGCATAATGTTATTGTGACATCATATGATGTCATCCGCAAAGATGTTGATTATCTTAGACAGCTGTTTTGGAACTATTGCATTCTAGATGAGGGACATATCATAAAGAATTCTAAGTCGAAAATAACAGTTGCTGTTAAACAATTGAAGGCACAACACCGCCTCATTCTGAGTGGAACACCAATACAG AATAACGTGTTGGATCTGTGGTCACTCTTTGACTTCCTTATGCCAGGGTTTCTTGGAACTGAAAGACAA TTTCATGCCTCCTACGGGAAACCACTACTAGCTGCCAGAGATCCCAAATGTTCAGCCAAGGATGCTGAAGCAGGTGTGCTTGCTATGGAAGCATTGCACAAGCAG GTGATGCCTTTTCTCCTTCGCCGGACTAAAGATGAAGTCTTATCTGATTTGCCAGAGAAAATTATTCAGGATAGATACTGTGACCTGAGTCCTGTTCAGCTAAAACTCTACGAACAATTTTCGGGTTCACATGTAAGACAAGAAATTTCCAGCATGGTGAAGCACAATGAATCAGATGCAAGTCAAAAAAACGATTTGCCAAAAGCATCTTCTCATGTATTCCAG GCACTTCAATACTTGCTTAAACTTTGTAGTCACCCTTTGCTCGTGTTTGGGGAGAGAGTTTCAGAATCCCTCTCATCTGTTGTGTCAGATCTCTTCTCTCCTGGTGCTGACATTGTTTCAGAACTCCATCAACTCCACCACTCTCCCAAATTAGTCGCCTTGCAGGAGATCCTTTCGGAGTGTGGAATTGGTGTTGATTCAGGTTCTGAAGGCCCTATTGGTGTAGGACAGCACAGAGTCCTGATATTTGCACAGCATAAG GCCTTGTTGGATATCATTGAGAGAGACTTGTTTCAAAATCATATGAGAAA TGTTACTTACTTGAGGCTGGATGGATCAGTTGAACCAGAAAAGCGCTTTGACATTGTGAAAGCCTTCAATTCGGATCCTACTATAGACGCTTTACTGCTTACTACACATG TTGGTGGGCTTGGTTTGAACCTGACATCAGCTGATACCCTTGTGTTCATGGAGCATGACTGGAATCCAATGCGAGATCACCAG GCTATGGATCGAGCTCACAGGTTGGGCCAGCGAAAAGTTGTAAATGTTCACCGTCTCATTATGCGAGGAACCTTGGAAGAAAAAGTAATGAGTCTCCAAAGGTTCAAAGTGTCAGTTGCCAATGCAGTGATCAATGCAGACAATGCAAGTTTGAAAACGATGAATACAGATCAGTTACTTGATCTATTTACTTCGGCAGAAAGCAAAAAG GGAGCCGGTAGATCCAAAAGAACTGATGAAAATTCTGATGTGGACTCAATCTTGCCACGTCATGGGAAGGGATTGAAAGCCATTCTTGGAGGATTGGAGGAGCTTTGGGATCAGTCACAATACACGGAGGAGTATAACCTGGGCCAGTTCTTAGCAAAGCTTAATGGTTAA